The genomic window GATTTCTTATGAGCTTTATATGGGAGATGAGATACCAACAGACTTAACTTTGGACTCTTTATGGCTAAAAATTAAGAATATGGAGAGTATGACGTTACGTGCTGCATATTTAATGGGCCCTTATGTTCTATATGCAGATGTTAGGTGCGAGGATTATCATCATGGACAAAGGTTGTTCATTTCTGCCGATCAACCGCAATTTGAACCAAACATTCAACCACAGCAATCTTTTGTCGCAGAGCTCTCCTTGCataatttgaagaagaagtacgTATGGATTGTGGATGTTGCTAGTCAGATCTTGTTTACTAAACAGTCGGCTGTTCATTTCTCCATAACGGTAGGCGGTAATAGGGATTCTATTAAGGGAGACTTCGCAGGAAATCCAAAGTTGGGGGTTCAGAGTCCAAGAGTCCAGGTTGATAGATTGACTACTACAGACTTGTGGAATACATCTCTTCTCGCTGCGAATCACCGTTTGAATAAGAAAGAGCATTTGGTAATTCTCACACACGGTTTGCATTCGAACTTATGTGCGGACTTATTCTATCTTAAAGAACAAATCGAGAAGACACAAAAGCAGCATGATGAGGAGCTAGTTGTCTCTGGATTTACTGATAACGTCTGTAAGACTGAGAAGGGTGTTAAGTGGCTAGGAACAAGATTAGCAGAGCATATTGTGCATAATCTTTATAATGAGAGAACTGTCAAGATATCATTCATTGCACATTCCTTGGGAGGGTTGGTTCAGTCGTTTGCTATCGCTTATATATCTTACAACTATCCGTggttctttgaaaaaattgaaCCGGTCAACTTCATAGTAATGGCCTCACCCATGCTTGGAACTGTTAGCGATAATGCTGTTTATATCCAGAGATTACTAGCTATGGGAATAGTAGGGAAAACAGGACAAGATTTAAGTTTACAAAAATATGCAGGTTTGGAGGAGCCgctgcttcttttgttatCCAAATCATCGGCTTTGAAAAGAGTGCTTAAATATTTTAGGAATGTAACAGCATACGCTAATGCGTGTAACGATGGTATTGTGCCGTTATATACGGCAGCTTTGCTATATTTGGATTATGACGATATTCTTGAGAAACTTGACATTGGAGCAGAAGAATTGCAGACAGATTTCTTCCAGCGGAATATCGTCTCCCCACTAAATAAAGCTATTAATATTTTGGTACCTCAACGTGTATCTCAGAATGGTGCGAAGATACCGGTTGCATCGATTTTAGATTCAGCATATTCCGTATTGATTCCTCCACTTCCTGACAGGACATATATCACCGATCCTACCTCGCGTAAAGAGGTCATAGTGCATGATAAAGTATATTCGGAGGATAATATTCCGCaggaaaagacaaaaacgCAGGAGGACATGATGAACAGCACTAATGTTCTTTTAAAGACTTTCAATAAAGCTTTTGGTGGGCAATATAAAAACCTAGAGGAAGAAATTGCTCGAAACTGGCATGATGGTGTCAAATGGAGAAAAGTGATTGTTAACCTAAAGCCCGATGCACATAATAACATCATAacgagaagaagattcccTAATGCTTATGGTTGGCCTGTGATAGACcacttgaaaagaacacaTTTTTCCGGAAGCCCAAGAACCGAAAGAACATGGAAATTGGATCCTATTGCTGAAGACGAAGATTTTGATTGGATCATAAAGCCAACAGTGGATAGTGTGTTTGACGTTGGTCCTACCGGAATGATATGTACCTTTGGGGAGATGCTTGAGAATCTAAAGAGCTCGACACTTGAAGGCATTAGTGACAGAATGTCATCGAGTACATACAGTCAAgaagatcttttcaaatatgAGCAAGATTTGGAAAGGGAAGGCGGAATCTTCCCTTGATACAGTTTATAGAATTTTGTATAAGGCATAACGTAACTCAGATTTGGAGATATACTTCAAATCTAAAGCACTTCTTACTTCGCTATAATCATCGGAATGGGACATGTATGACTTCGTAAGAAATGGTAGCTttatatctttcttttcatcctTTATACCTAAAACCGTTAGAAATTCTTCGAAttccatttcttcaacagaagGAGGAAGGCTTTCTATCTTGAATACATTACTCAACTCCTTATAATCAATGGTAACTTGCTTTAAACCTTGATCTGAAAAACTGTTCACTTTTACAACGTAGTCCTTTAAATAAGAGACCCATTGTGAAAGTAGTGAGGTCATAATTGAGATAGATATGCTGTTTGGAAATTCAAGCTCATTGAAACTGTTTTTTAATTGAGTACATTTTTGGATAGCGTTGATTAACTCTGTAGAACATTGATTAGGATTGGTCGAAAAATCATGCCATGTACTTAGTCTGAAATATGGGTTTAGAGAGTACTTTAAGATTTTCTTCCATCTATGAACAATTGATTCCCTGATTGTTACAATTGTTTCCTCTAAAGAGCCTAAAGATTCTGAAAATATACTGGTATAGGAGGAGCCACTGAGTTTGTTGAAAGTAAAGGTCAACTCGATAAACGCTGGCTTAAAACGGAGTTTGGAGACGTACTCTTCTAGAAGGATTATATTATGAAGCTTCAAGAACGTAACCTCCAATTGTTTCTCTTCAGGAAGTTGAGCTAGGGCAGGGTCTGCAGATACAATGAATTTGTTATAGCTGCTGATGAGTTCCAAAAAAATTCTGCTCACTATTTGGAGTTTATACGACTCCAAGTTACCGTATTCAATATTGAAACATGGTTCAAAATACCCGTACATGTTCTCTAAAAGTTTAACAAGATCTGTTCCATTTGTTGAAAGAGGAGAGgatattattttttcatATTGGCGCAATGTTGAATCTAGTTCAAATTCTAACCATGCCTCTAAAATATTATTAGGCAATAAGGAAACTAAACCTACCCCAGAATAAAAGTGTTTTTTACTTAATGCATTGTCATTTATGAAGATCTGGGAGATTAGAATAATCATTGTTCTTAGGTTTTCCTGGTTTTGATTCTCAGAAATGTTCGTGAGAGTTTGGGTTACTTTGTTTCTAATTGGATTTAAAGTATGATTAATAAACTGCTCGTGTAAGAACTCTTTTGTGAGACCCGCTTCTTCATCAtggaaaatatcaatgCAACGAAATAGATTTGCTTCCAAGTATCTATCCAAAAACTTAAAGTAGAGTTCAATACTCTGCTTTTGTTGACCTGAGTCGTCGAATTTTGGGTTTGAAAAGTGATACATAAACTTGATGAAAAAGTTGTGGGATATACATTGTAAATTCCAGTACTGTTGTGCACATTTgtcttgttcaacttgGCTTTCACTTTTTGATTGAATAGAAGGATCTGTTAGCAGATGTTTTTGAAGGTTAAATAAAGCAGATGATTGCCTACGCAAGTCAAGTACTATTTTTTTAGATTTCACAAAATACTCGGTGTCCCATTTGCTGTTCAATAGCTCCTGTTTAAAGCTACTCATTAGTTTTGTTGACAGTGATTCAATAAAAGCGTTATACTTGTTGAGCACAAGACCAGAACCGATGTCATATGTAGTTAtgatctttttcaaatttattAAACTGTCAAACGATCCATTTTCAAAATCCTCTACATTTAGGGAGTTGATGCCTTCAAGCACCTCTTTTTCGTGCAGAGCTCTCTGttgttctttgaaagatgtTTCAATTTGATCCAAGATTTTTAGCTTTCCATACTTTGCTCTTAAAGGTTCGATGTCCTCAATCTTTTCTATTTGAGATATTTCGAGAGTTGCATCATTCAGCCTTTTTTCGATGTGATCCATCTCGTCAACAAATACATCTTCTGCATCCTTTAACTGTTTAATCTTTTCAGCTAGCGCATCACGCTTCGAATTAACCTCATTGATATGCACATCAATTTGAATAAGATCCTCAACAGATTTGAGCATATTTCTATAGCCTGCGATGTTCCAATGATTTAATTAGTCTTGGTTTTGAGCAATAAATCTTTTACTACGTAATGATGTTGCTTTGGTTTTATTCAATATTGTCCTCTCTTGATCCATGattgaattcaaagaagCATAAAGTGTAATGTTCGGGTAACCTTAATTTCATATAGTTTCAACCTTTGTGACAGAAGGTTTAAAGTGTAGTTTTGATGAACCTTACGAACGTACGTGACGTAAGTACTGCTATCATATTTTCCTTGTTGCGACATCCATATGGTGATTATGGAGATATTTTAGTCTATGCTATTAAACTGGCTTTAgtaaatattattatatttatcaaGCGCGCGTAATTCATTATTAAGGAAAGTTTATCATTTTGCTTTTGAAAGTGACATTCGGCCAAACACTgttgaattcttctctaaaaATCAGttacaatatatatatatttaacATTAACATTCCCCCCTCCCCCCATTTTCACAATCTTTAAGGGCATTAGGTGGCCCAATGCTGTTAGCTTGCTTTCGTACATATGAATACAGCTGAGTGAAAGGCTGCTTGATCTCATGACTTAAAAAGTAGCTTAAAAGAGATGCAGAAGTTTATCCGTCAACAGATTACGGGCGTGTGGCGTAGTTGGTAGCGCGCTCCCTTAGCATGGGAGAGGTCTTCGGTTCGACTCCGGACTCgtccatttctttttttgctgATTCtcaacaattttttttttttccaatctCCTTCACACAAAGCTAATTTACTACTGTCCTGGTTCCATTCACAATATAGATGTGATGATGTCGAAATAGTTTTAGCAAGTTACTAATTCCACCTTCCCTTTTTTCAGCCAAAACTCGACTATTCTATTACTTAGAAATGTTACAAAGTAGATTCATGAAAATTGTATACACTGTAAAATGATATTTAACgcgttttattttttcacATTGAActaataatattttataGGATCATTTATGTTGAGTAGTGTCTTGTGGAGTGGGCAAATCGACGttattttcatcttcaacatccttactttctttttgggCAGTAGATTTCGATTGGGaatcaatttcatcttcttttggttgGTTTGAAGAGTCTGATTTTagtttcaacttctttttctgtgGTCCCGATTGCTCATCCTCAGATTCAGCTTCTTCGtcctcctcatcttcctcagcttcttcagcttcttcctccGCTTCTTCCTCCGCCTCTTCAgcctcctcttcttcagcttcttcttcttcaatgtcttcttcaatatcttcttcgatatcttcttctatagCTTCTccttcatcctcatcctgTTCCTGTTCATCCTGTtcatcttcctcctcctcttcctcctcgtcatcctcttcttcctcgggttcttcttgttcagGTGGATAAAACTCTTCCTCACCTTCGTTGTCCCACACAATATTAAACCTTGTCACTCTTGGTTTCTCAGCAAGAATATTCCTCACAACATGGTCTATAGGGACTTTTTGTGGTGGGTTTTCCCGTAATTCTTCTAAATCATATTCATTATTCACGTAGTAACCAACTCTAACGAATTCTTTTCCGTTGTAAGAACACGAAAGTAATATAACGGTGACACTAACCAACTCACTCGCTGGGATTAAATCCGGTGAAGGTGCGTCTGCCACaaacttgaacttgttAATTCCCACTGGAATAGGTCCCACAAGAATAGAATCAAGTTCTTGGTCATGATCTAAAGAGCGCGAAGACCCAACATATGTTAGTTTCCATTCCAAATCATGTTTCAACGGCTCAAGACATTCAAATGTGATTTCGAATTCATATGGATCTGTAAATTTGGCAGGATTGTTTAAGACTTTTATACCCAAAAGCGATACTATAGACATTATTGCTATTGTAATTtgttatgattattattgcccttctttttccttcttcaatttcaccTCTCTTAGTGACCCTttaaaatggaaatggaatCCTATAAGATGTAGAAGTATGATATCTGTAGTTATCAACAATACGGTAATTTGATGACCACTGAAGAGTTTGGTATTTCTAATCCAGAAAAGTTAATGTCTTTTTGGTTGTCTATAGAAGAGAACTTTTGGCAAGTGTAGTAAGTAGTGAAGTATGCCTCTACAGatttttaatatatacTCTTGAAATTTCCTTTcaagcaaaagaagcatagagaagagaaaaagcttaaaaaaaaataaaaatatcaGGACGCGCGTTAAAGATTCGCGACGCGTAAACGGGCGACCA from Kluyveromyces marxianus DMKU3-1042 DNA, complete genome, chromosome 6 includes these protein-coding regions:
- the TIP20 gene encoding Tip20p, which translates into the protein MLKSVEDLIQIDVHINEVNSKRDALAEKIKQLKDAEDVFVDEMDHIEKRLNDATLEISQIEKIEDIEPLRAKYGKLKILDQIETSFKEQQRALHEKEVLEGINSLNVEDFENGSFDSLINLKKIITTYDIGSGLVLNKYNAFIESLSTKLMSSFKQELLNSKWDTEYFVKSKKIVLDLRRQSSALFNLQKHLLTDPSIQSKSESQVEQDKCAQQYWNLQCISHNFFIKFMYHFSNPKFDDSGQQKQSIELYFKFLDRYLEANLFRCIDIFHDEEAGLTKEFLHEQFINHTLNPIRNKVTQTLTNISENQNQENLRTMIILISQIFINDNALSKKHFYSGVGLVSLLPNNILEAWLEFELDSTLRQYEKIISSPLSTNGTDLVKLLENMYGYFEPCFNIEYGNLESYKLQIVSRIFLELISSYNKFIVSADPALAQLPEEKQLEVTFLKLHNIILLEEYVSKLRFKPAFIELTFTFNKLSGSSYTSIFSESLGSLEETIVTIRESIVHRWKKILKYSLNPYFRLSTWHDFSTNPNQCSTELINAIQKCTQLKNSFNELEFPNSISISIMTSLLSQWVSYLKDYVVKVNSFSDQGLKQVTIDYKELSNVFKIESLPPSVEEMEFEEFLTVLGIKDEKKDIKLPFLTKSYMSHSDDYSEVRSALDLKYISKSELRYALYKIL
- the ROG1 gene encoding lipase ROG1 family protein: MLKLNDDHDGQKDENNIVTLTSHQRAILGPIMTTSDHDVVYHYQSSLRIGELERYVISYELYMGDEIPTDLTLDSLWLKIKNMESMTLRAAYLMGPYVLYADVRCEDYHHGQRLFISADQPQFEPNIQPQQSFVAELSLHNLKKKYVWIVDVASQILFTKQSAVHFSITVGGNRDSIKGDFAGNPKLGVQSPRVQVDRLTTTDLWNTSLLAANHRLNKKEHLVILTHGLHSNLCADLFYLKEQIEKTQKQHDEELVVSGFTDNVCKTEKGVKWLGTRLAEHIVHNLYNERTVKISFIAHSLGGLVQSFAIAYISYNYPWFFEKIEPVNFIVMASPMLGTVSDNAVYIQRLLAMGIVGKTGQDLSLQKYAGLEEPLLLLLSKSSALKRVLKYFRNVTAYANACNDGIVPLYTAALLYLDYDDILEKLDIGAEELQTDFFQRNIVSPLNKAINILVPQRVSQNGAKIPVASILDSAYSVLIPPLPDRTYITDPTSRKEVIVHDKVYSEDNIPQEKTKTQEDMMNSTNVLLKTFNKAFGGQYKNLEEEIARNWHDGVKWRKVIVNLKPDAHNNIITRRRFPNAYGWPVIDHLKRTHFSGSPRTERTWKLDPIAEDEDFDWIIKPTVDSVFDVGPTGMICTFGEMLENLKSSTLEGISDRMSSSTYSQEDLFKYEQDLEREGGIFP
- the ASF1 gene encoding nucleosome assembly factor ASF1 encodes the protein MSIVSLLGIKVLNNPAKFTDPYEFEITFECLEPLKHDLEWKLTYVGSSRSLDHDQELDSILVGPIPVGINKFKFVADAPSPDLIPASELVSVTVILLSCSYNGKEFVRVGYYVNNEYDLEELRENPPQKVPIDHVVRNILAEKPRVTRFNIVWDNEGEEEFYPPEQEEPEEEEDDEEEEEEEDEQDEQEQDEDEGEAIEEDIEEDIEEDIEEEEAEEEEAEEAEEEAEEEAEEAEEDEEDEEAESEDEQSGPQKKKLKLKSDSSNQPKEDEIDSQSKSTAQKESKDVEDENNVDLPTPQDTTQHK